Proteins encoded within one genomic window of Lynx canadensis isolate LIC74 chromosome B4, mLynCan4.pri.v2, whole genome shotgun sequence:
- the LOC115518345 gene encoding histone H4, with product MSGRGKGGKGLGKGGAKRHRKVLRDNIQGITKPAIRRLARRGGVKRISGLIYEETRGVLKVFLENVIRDAVTYTEHAKRKTVTAMDVVYALKRQGRTLYGFGG from the coding sequence ATGTCTGGTCGCGGGAAAGGCGGCAAAGGGCTGGGAAAAGGAGGCGCCAAGCGCCACCGGAAGGTCTTACGGGACAACATCCAGGGTATTACGAAGCCCGCCATCCGCCGGCTGGCCCGCCGAGGGGGTGTCAAGCGCATTTCGGGACTCATCTATGAGGAGACCCGGGGAGTGCTTAAAGTATTTCTGGAGAACGTGATCCGCGATGCAGTGACTTACACGGAGCACGCCAAGCGCAAGACCGTCACGGCAATGGACGTGGTGTACGCGTTGAAACGCCAGGGCCGCACGTTGTATGGCTTCGGTGGCTGA
- the LOC115518543 gene encoding histone H2A.J encodes MSGRGKQGGKVRAKAKSRSSRAGLQFPVGRVHRLLRKGNYAERVGAGAPVYLAAVLEYLTAEILELAGNAARDNKKTRIIPRHLQLAIRNDEELNKLLGKVTIAQGGVLPNIQAVLLPKKTESQKAKSK; translated from the coding sequence ATGTCTGGTCGTGGAAAGCAGGGCGGCAAAGTGCGGGCAAAGGCTAAATCTCGGTCCTCCCGCGCGGGCCTCCAGTTCCCGGTCGGTCGAGTACACAGACTGCTGCGCAAAGGTAACTACGCGGAGCGAGTAGGCGCTGGGGCACCCGTGTACCTGGCGGCGGTGTTGGAGTACTTGACAGCGGAGATCCTGGAGTTGGCTGGAAATGCCGCTCGTGACAACAAGAAGACCAGAATAATCCCTCGCCACCTGCAACTCGCCATCCGCAACGACGAGGAGCTAAACAAGCTGTTGGGGAAAGTCACCATTGCTCAGGGCGGCGTCCTGCCCAACATCCAGGCCGTGCTGCTGCCCAAGAAGACGGAGAGTCAAAAGGCGAAGAGCAAGTGA